In Lasioglossum baleicum chromosome 19, iyLasBale1, whole genome shotgun sequence, the following proteins share a genomic window:
- the LOC143218315 gene encoding uncharacterized protein LOC143218315, with translation MPISLRILCLVTLVLCNIHGSLEHEIPRRSFLSRRAIDGTRGRKYFDPEEEGVFDSYGSAGGQYDPYEEKTDFSDIRRNVPGEPGADYPAYTTLPQTGFTCEGRSRGYYADEVAGCQVFHVCHDVLVSSFLCPIGSLFSQKLLTCDWWTKVDCSTSGKYIDVNRNSYQQDDDEMIRNAYAMISLQSGTDVTKDGLVDPDRTGSIVDYQRIAGRLFDLPPADASGNDLRNTFEDYPRPIVRNFLPPYQTKSRKPETSLNYQGRFYAPEKSRSPYEDSPIIRVQKIKDHGDQQPRSFQDSYRRPNEFTNRFQPSYAPTVPTVTTTTRRFYSPTVPTTFRPSTVAYNKLDQAIDSSEYYFSHSGTKSLVTPPTIFPEDSGRIAEAGKTKVYVDPARKADQDDYNRRHSYEDDYGDEDFGDDGAGKSRERFQVRVADDLQFNQTNVHEQSPLYSEDYRGFDEGGIEDIETRGSIGLGHALRQPFRGISVQQQNPVEDKIKFGRTDKEESKAGYQHTLVRPESTDAEEEEHTTEQYQRDDLTSSDSLQPSTTPSFVESTIKASAAPFNATPGEPEKEQDVTDRGNRAGEFVGSPENRSKFQIKVPDLSEMSSLLIRYTTDDAAPSSGSRTTELPRLQNTFSDDYVVQPTTRDGEKFTGSRVQARPLASQWYSSPSSEHLKSKNSPFRSSPFPRNSTREKTVDNPERIELPIDDRKSSSPIGFGNKSDTESRRPYSSGPALIDVRDEAVTQRFNERTPPVTKSSSDGFSTLTPRSGTEDERRAIESSTANAILGSIPPETLKQIEETIDQNNSPYQVTLTVNKDEDLVPHDELIGKLVAQQAKETLDDRDHQLEVVKFVESETPTTTVPEETTVSNLDLDYYQNTEDNFTGEFMDSLKNYSTVSLLQLMSELLRLDRAPRPFSLGNDRSRTQSWGAQMIAKDVNSSVQTEVKNFSKLEATPTTERSAPFKEKILDKLSENFGEPLYKTDRYFELPQPERALDFQTGQPIKTLKKDEEPSLTESFDATDESSPDVSTETSTAITTPKTTLTTESTKTVVQTEFLPSIGFSFDTDEGREEYVEAVLGGLIEPQPAESEKKEAVVGLAGETIAPKNGTTDGDTEKIQRKGDSSEEGVSTLKKV, from the coding sequence GCTACTACGCGGACGAGGTGGCCGGCTGCCAGGTGTTCCACGTATGTCACGACGTGTTGGTGTCCTCGTTCCTCTGCCCGATCGGCTCGCTCTTCAGCCAGAAACTGTTGACCTGCGACTGGTGGACGAAAGTGGATTGCTCGACCAGCGGCAAATACATCGACGTGAACCGGAATAGCTACCAGCAGGACGACGACGAGATGATCAGGAACGCGTACGCGATGATCAGCCTGCAATCAGGAACGGACGTGACCAAGGACGGCTTGGTGGACCCTGACCGGACAGGAAGCATCGTGGATTATCAGCGAATCGCCGGAAGGCTGTTCGACCTACCCCCGGCTGATGCGAGCGGCAACGATCTGCGGAATACCTTCGAGGACTACCCTAGACCCATAGTCCGCAACTTCCTTCCGCCTTACCAAACGAAGAGCAGGAAACCGGAAACGAGCTTGAACTACCAGGGGAGGTTCTACGCCCCCGAGAAGAGCAGGTCACCGTACGAGGATTCGCCCATTATTCGAGTGCAGAAGATCAAAGACCACGGAGACCAGCAGCCCAGGAGTTTCCAAGACAGCTACCGCAGACCCAACGAATTCACCAATCGCTTCCAACCTTCTTACGCGCCCACCGTGCCCACTGTCACCACCACTACCAGAAGATTCTACTCTCCCACCGTACCCACAACCTTCAGACCGTCCACAGTCGCCTATAATAAACTGGACCAAGCTATAGACAGCTCGGAGTACTACTTCTCGCACAGCGGGACCAAGAGTCTCGTCACTCCTCCCACGATCTTCCCTGAAGATAGCGGAAGAATTGCAGAGGCGGGGAAAACGAAAGTTTACGTGGATCCTGCTCGGAAGGCGGACCAGGATGATTACAATCGTAGACACAGCTACGAGGACGATTATGGGGATGAAGATTTTGGAGACGACGGCGCTGGAAAGTCTAGAGAGAGGTTCCAGGTCAGGGTAGCCGACGATCTGCAGTTCAATCAAACGAACGTTCACGAGCAGAGTCCTCTGTACAGCGAGGATTACAGAGGATTCGACGAGGGAGGGATAGAGGACATAGAGACCAGAGGTAGCATCGGCCTAGGTCACGCGTTGCGTCAGCCGTTCAGAGGGATCTCGGTCCAACAGCAGAACCCTGTGGAGGACAAAATTAAATTCGGGAGGACTGATAAAGAGGAGTCCAAAGCGGGTTATCAGCACACTCTGGTTAGACCGGAGTCGACCGATGCCGAAGAGGAAGAGCACACCACTGAGCAATACCAAAGAGACGATCTAACAAGTTCGGACAGCCTGCAACCGTCGACTACTCCCTCTTTCGTCGAGAGTACTATCAAAGCGAGTGCTGCGCCCTTCAATGCTACTCCCGGAGAGCCTGAAAAGGAGCAGGACGTTACGGACAGAGGTAACAGAGCTGGAGAATTCGTTGGATCACCGGAAAATCGTAGCAAATTCCAGATCAAGGTGCCTGATCTCTCCGAAATGTCTAGTCTGCTGATCAGGTACACGACCGACGACGCTGCTCCCTCTTCTGGATCCAGGACTACGGAGCTGCCCAGGTTGCAGAACACTTTCTCCGACGACTACGTCGTCCAGCCGACCACTCGCGATGGAGAAAAGTTCACAGGCTCTAGGGTTCAAGCTAGACCTCTAGCTAGCCAGTGGTACTCGTCGCCATCGTCTGAACATCTGAAATCCAAGAACTCTCCGTTTAGGAGCTCTCCGTTCCCCAGAAACAGCACCCGAGAGAAAACCGTCGACAACCCTGAAAGGATTGAGCTCCCCATTGATGATAGAAAGTCCTCTTCACCGATCGGTTTTGGGAATAAGTCTGACACGGAATCTAGGAGACCTTATTCTTCAGGTCCTGCTCTCATTGATGTCCGCGACGAGGCTGTGACGCAGAGGTTCAACGAACGGACACCTCCGGTTACCAAATCAAGCAGTGACGGATTCTCAACGTTAACTCCAAGGTCAGGAACCGAGGATGAGAGAAGAGCGATAGAATCATCGACAGCAAACGCCATCCTCGGGTCGATCCCTCCAGAGACCTTGAAGCAGATCGAGGAAACCATTGACCAGAACAATTCGCCCTACCAAGTGACGCTGACAGTGAACAAGGACGAGGACCTGGTGCCGCACGACGAATTGATCGGCAAGCTGGTCGCTCAACAGGCTAAAGAGACGTTAGACGACAGGGATCATCAATTGGAGGTCGTCAAGTTTGTGGAATCTGAGACACCGACGACAACCGTACCAGAGGAGACCACCGTGAGCAATCTAGACTTGGACTACTATCAGAACACGGAGGACAACTTCACTGGCGAGTTCATGGACTCCCTGAAGAATTACAGCACCGTCAGTCTCCTTCAGCTGATGTCCGAGCTGCTGAGGTTGGACCGTGCTCCACGACCCTTCTCCCTGGGCAATGATAGATCGCGAACTCAGTCCTGGGGAGCCCAGATGATCGCCAAAGACGTGAACTCTAGTGTCCAGACCGAGGTGAAGAACTTCAGCAAGCTCGAGGCGACCCCCACGACGGAGAGATCTGCTCCTTTCAAGGAGAAGATCCTGGACAAGTTGTCGGAGAACTTTGGCGAGCCCCTCTACAAAACTGACCGGTATTTCGAACTACCTCAGCCAGAGAGGGCTCTCGACTTCCAAACTGGTCAGCCTATCAAGACCCTGAAGAAGGACGAAGAGCCAAGTTTGACTGAAAGTTTCGACGCCACTGACGAATCATCCCCCGATGTCAGCACTGAAACGTCCACGGCAATCACTACCCCGAAAACCACCCTTACGACGGAGTCGACGAAGACTGTGGTTCAGACGGAGTTTCTACCCTCCATTGGTTTCTCCTTTGACACCGACGAAGGGCGGGAGGAGTACGTGGAAGCTGTTTTGGGTGGTCTGATCGAACCACAGCCTGCCGAGAGCGAGAAAAAGGAGGCTGTAGTTGGGCTAGCTGGCGAAACAATAGCTCCCAAGAATGGAACAACTGATGGGGACACAGAGAAAATTCAGAGAAAGGGGGATAGCTCGGAGGAAGGGGTTTCAACCTTGAAGAAGGTTTAG